GCTTGGGTCGATAATAGTACGAGGACCGGCTCATGGACAGCAGTTCGCATTGACGGGTGATGCTCAACTCTTCGCTTGACGGCTCAACAGCCTGTTTCCGGCAGGCGGCGCTCACGAGTTGAGCTTTCGAGACAAAAAATCCCGTTCCACCTTGAGCCTCCCGATTTCCTCGTAAAGGCTTTTAACATCCGCCTCCCCTTGCTGAGAGGATTTTTTTCCTTTGGCGAACACATCGGAGGCACCGTCCAAAAGAGCCTTTTTCCAACTGCTGATCATGGTGGGGTGAACCCCATACTTGGCAGATAGCTGGGCTGAGGTTTGTTCGTTCTTCAGGGCTTCCAAGGCCACTTTCGCCTTGAATTGGGGGCTGTAGTTGTTACGTTTCTTTCCCATGTCGTCAGATCCTCCTGATTGAGTCTGACTCATAGCTTAGCCTCTGTCCAGTTTTTTGGGTCCACCGTAACGACCGATGGGGGGCTTTTTTTGTTCAAAATTCGTCCCCTATTCCCAATCATTATACAAATGATATTTTAAACGTAAGCGTCCAAAGAAGTACCCGGTTGGGTAAAAATCAATCGTTGGAGAGGTTAAATTCCGGGGCCCAAACAACACAATCCAAACTCCACCCACCCCCATTTTTTCCTTTGACAGATGATGCTGTTTAAAGAAACCTAACTCCTCATTTAAGGTTAACATGAAAATTTTTTTAAAATGAAAATGCTATTTTAAATTTGATACTGTCTGTAATGCGTCGATAGCTTCTTCCAGGCCTTTTTTGTTATCTTCATTTACATCCCATCGTTCTCGCTCTTGCTCTATAGCACTACTCACAGCGGTATCCATTTCCTCTTGAGTATACATATTGGGGGGCATGGTAGTGGTAGTGGTTGTAGTTGATGTCGAGGTAGTTGTAGAAGTCGAGGTACTAGTAGTGGTTGTGCTAGTGGTGGTAGTTGAAGTACTTGAAATTGTAACATTGTTTCCGATAAGACAAAGATAGCCTGTCCCAGTACTCCCAGCAGTGCATGCAGGAGAATATTTATTTCCTGCAAAACCATCCCCTAATTGACCATCATAACGCTCCCCCCAACACCAAACGGAACCATCACTTTTTAATGCCATGGAGTGAATACAACCTGCTGCAATATCTATTACTCCATCCAAATCGGGAATCTGGATCGGTGTATCGCTATTATTTGTTGAATTGTCTCCCAATTGGCCGCATCTATTATAACCCCAGGCCCAAACTGTTTGATCTGACTTAAGTGCTAACGAATGAAGACCTCCTCCTGCAATCGCAACTATATTGGAAAGATTATTAACTTTGACAGGTGAAGTTTTATTTAAGTTGGTTCCATCACCCAATTGACCAGAATAATTTAACCCCCAAGCCCAGACAGTTCCGTCGCCTTTTAACGCTAACGAGTGTTGATTGCCTTTTGATATTGCTACAATATTGCTGAGCCCAGAAACTAAGGAAGGCGTGTTTTGTCCATCTCCCCAACTGTAAACAGTCCCATCGGCTTTCAATGCGAGCGAATTCCCTTCTCCAGCAGCAACAGACCTTACCAAAGTAATATATCCTGTTCCTCCAGGACCGACTACTTGAACCGGATAGTGAGACTCACTAATGTCGGACCCATCTCCCAATTGTCCATAGGAATTGTAACCCCAGGCCCAGGCAGTCCCGTCAGTTTTCACTGCTAACGTATGCGCCCATCCCATTCCAGTGCCTCCCGCTGCAATGGAACGTACATAAGGTAAATTGCTGACTTGTACAGGAATCAGACGGTCTTCATCCGATGTACCGTCGCCTAATTGTCCCGCTGCGTTGCCTCCCCATGCCCATGCGGAGCCATCTGATTTGACGGCGATAGAAAATCCTTCGTCAGAGTCGGTACCTCCTCCATCAATAGACACGACCCCAGTCAAACTTGTTACCTGTACGGGAAGAGGGCTGGTTCTTCTTGTATCGTCGCCTAATTGCCCGAAATAATTACAGCCCCAAGTCCAAACGGTGCCGTCCGACTTGATAGCGAGAGAATGCGCGCCGCCGGCTCCAATGTCTGAAACATTTGATAAATTAATAACGTGGACAGGCTCGGCCGAATATGACTGGAATGAATCTCCTATTTGATTATCGTAATTATATCCCCAGCCAAAAACTATTCCATCAGATCTAACTGCAGCAGAGTGTAATCCGCCCGCACTAATACTCGTAATGTTTTTTATTTCAGTAACTTTAACGGGAATATATTGATTAAGTCCTGTGTTGTCTCCCAATTGGCCGAGAGA
The nucleotide sequence above comes from Desulfatibacillum aliphaticivorans DSM 15576. Encoded proteins:
- a CDS encoding RCC1 domain-containing protein produces the protein MSGICAKQTKPVTFFFALLIILMFRTYIYGATTPMITAGDSHTVALRADGTVWAWGDNSAGQLGDGTTENRNYPVQVLWIGDITSIAAGSAHTVALKADGTVWKWGNNSSYPMQVSNSAITIATGSYHTLIITDTGSLWAWGSNNSGQLGDGTSISKSDPVQITSLNNIVDVDGGGRYEWDGYTIALRADGTVWAWGDNSYGQLGIGNTDPHNAPTQVQNITDVVKISAGGYHSIALRSDGTVWTWGRGNTGQLGTGDSSDSHYPVQVDGLTGVVAISAGRLHSLALKADGTVWAWGLNSLGQLGDNTGLNQYIPVKVTEIKNITSISAGGLHSAAVRSDGIVFGWGYNYDNQIGDSFQSYSAEPVHVINLSNVSDIGAGGAHSLAIKSDGTVWTWGCNYFGQLGDDTRRTSPLPVQVTSLTGVVSIDGGGTDSDEGFSIAVKSDGSAWAWGGNAAGQLGDGTSDEDRLIPVQVSNLPYVRSIAAGGTGMGWAHTLAVKTDGTAWAWGYNSYGQLGDGSDISESHYPVQVVGPGGTGYITLVRSVAAGEGNSLALKADGTVYSWGDGQNTPSLVSGLSNIVAISKGNQHSLALKGDGTVWAWGLNYSGQLGDGTNLNKTSPVKVNNLSNIVAIAGGGLHSLALKSDQTVWAWGYNRCGQLGDNSTNNSDTPIQIPDLDGVIDIAAGCIHSMALKSDGSVWCWGERYDGQLGDGFAGNKYSPACTAGSTGTGYLCLIGNNVTISSTSTTTTSTTTTSTSTSTTTSTSTTTTTTTMPPNMYTQEEMDTAVSSAIEQERERWDVNEDNKKGLEEAIDALQTVSNLK